In Dehalogenimonas etheniformans, one genomic interval encodes:
- the recO gene encoding DNA repair protein RecO, translated as MSAPREIKTEAVVIRRARLREADRVITLFTRELGKVSAVAKGVRKSTARLAGHLELLTHTDITLARGKNLDTIIGSQTLSPYLSLRNSLERTAYALYFAELVSHFAPEEQANRSLFDLLVEALGNLGEAANPELLSRYFELNLLKNLGYRPELRRCPGCGSELKAQTNYFSLSSGGVLCPDCADLSVTYPVSVSGLKVMRFLLENRYEAIARLKLEPDLNIEIASLVRAYIHFHLEKGIRSAVWLDELRARPET; from the coding sequence ATGAGCGCCCCACGGGAGATCAAAACCGAAGCTGTCGTTATCCGCCGCGCCCGCCTCCGCGAAGCCGACCGGGTGATCACCCTTTTTACCAGGGAGTTGGGTAAGGTTTCAGCTGTAGCCAAGGGCGTCCGTAAGTCCACGGCGCGGTTGGCTGGGCATCTGGAACTCCTCACTCACACAGATATCACCCTGGCGCGGGGTAAAAACCTTGACACCATCATCGGCAGCCAGACGTTATCTCCCTACCTGTCATTGAGAAACTCGCTCGAGCGCACCGCCTACGCCCTGTATTTCGCCGAACTGGTCTCCCATTTCGCCCCGGAGGAACAGGCCAACAGGAGCCTGTTCGACCTCCTCGTCGAAGCCCTTGGAAACCTTGGCGAGGCGGCCAATCCCGAGTTGCTGTCCCGCTATTTTGAACTTAACCTACTTAAAAACCTGGGTTATCGGCCTGAACTCCGCCGCTGTCCTGGTTGCGGCTCTGAACTGAAAGCTCAAACCAATTATTTTTCGCTCTCGTCAGGAGGTGTCCTCTGCCCGGACTGCGCCGATCTGTCGGTCACCTACCCCGTTTCTGTCAGCGGCCTCAAGGTCATGCGGTTTCTCCTGGAAAACCGTTACGAGGCCATCGCCCGGCTGAAACTGGAACCGGATTTGAACATTGAGATCGCTTCCCTGGTCCGCGCTTACATCCATTTCCACCTGGAAAAAGGGATCAGGAGCGCTGTCTGGTTAGATGAGCTAAGAGCCAGGCCTGAGACTTAA
- a CDS encoding DNA alkylation repair protein, whose amino-acid sequence MTECETINAELKSLANPANVAGMARFGIKADNTLGVSMPVLREMAKPYRKNHELAAELWQSGIHEAHILASLIDDPRKVTVDQMEAWTADIDSWDVCDQLCSNLWEKTPYAYAKAVEWSRRDEEFVKRAGFVLMARSVVGGKKRLAPPQMAAIFAEIERGAVDDRNYVKKAVSWALRQIGKSSLELNRQVIATAEKIALIDAPSARWIAADAMRELKSDAVQKRLSARVK is encoded by the coding sequence ATGACAGAGTGCGAAACCATCAACGCCGAACTGAAATCCCTGGCCAATCCCGCCAACGTGGCAGGCATGGCTCGTTTTGGCATCAAAGCCGACAACACCCTCGGTGTTTCGATGCCCGTGCTTCGCGAGATGGCCAAGCCCTATCGGAAAAACCACGAACTCGCGGCTGAACTTTGGCAGTCCGGTATACATGAAGCCCATATCCTGGCCAGTCTGATCGACGATCCCCGAAAAGTTACCGTTGACCAGATGGAGGCCTGGACTGCCGATATTGATTCCTGGGACGTCTGCGACCAGCTATGTTCCAACCTGTGGGAAAAGACGCCTTACGCCTATGCCAAGGCCGTCGAATGGAGCCGCCGGGATGAGGAGTTCGTCAAACGCGCCGGCTTCGTGCTAATGGCGCGGTCCGTCGTCGGGGGTAAGAAGCGTCTTGCGCCCCCTCAGATGGCAGCGATCTTTGCGGAGATCGAACGCGGCGCCGTTGATGATCGGAATTACGTCAAAAAAGCCGTCAGCTGGGCGCTGCGGCAGATCGGCAAAAGTTCGCTCGAACTGAACCGGCAGGTGATCGCTACCGCTGAAAAGATCGCTTTGATCGACGCGCCTTCCGCCCGCTGGATCGCTGCCGATGCCATGCGGGAACTTAAGAGTGACGCCGTCCAAAAACGCCTGTCAGCGAGGGTTAAATGA
- a CDS encoding tRNA-binding protein codes for MASITYIDFEKVEIRSGRVVRAEPFPKAKKPAYRLWIDFGEFGLKQSSAQITSHYSCPDLIGRAVLAVTNFPPRQVADFISEVLVLGVVGPDNDVVLIKPDFEVPPGSRVL; via the coding sequence TTGGCATCGATCACTTACATCGACTTTGAGAAAGTCGAGATCCGCTCCGGCCGCGTCGTCAGGGCTGAACCGTTTCCCAAGGCGAAAAAACCGGCCTACAGGCTGTGGATCGATTTCGGTGAGTTTGGCCTGAAACAGTCCAGCGCCCAGATCACCAGCCACTACAGTTGTCCCGACCTCATCGGCCGCGCCGTCCTGGCGGTGACCAACTTCCCGCCCCGGCAGGTCGCCGATTTTATCTCGGAGGTCCTGGTGCTCGGCGTCGTGGGACCGGACAACGATGTCGTTCTCATCAAGCCGGATTTCGAGGTCCCCCCGGGGAGCCGCGTATTATGA
- the corA gene encoding magnesium/cobalt transporter CorA → MARRVKRSEKAGLPPGTLIHIGERRSEKTRLRLFDYDESQLLEKDLGSVEEAFPFRDTATVTWINVDGLQDTATVEQLGKHFGLHPLVLEDIVNTEQRPKFEDFETYFYVVLKMLYRDPKGEIEAEQVSLILGNNFILSFQEGGGDAFESIRERLRKNKGMLRKLGADSLLYALIDAIVDNYFGVLESFGEITDDLEENVLVSPTTATLATIKTLKGELLFLRRSIWPMREVVSGLRNSESTLIKPNTRIYFQDVYDHVIQVMDGVDNSREILSDLLDIYLSSVSNRLNEVIKVLTIIATIFIPLTFIAGVYGMNFDFMPELRWHWGYFIVLGIMATAAINLLLFFRRKKWI, encoded by the coding sequence ATGGCTCGCAGAGTCAAACGGTCGGAAAAAGCGGGGCTGCCGCCAGGCACCCTGATTCACATCGGCGAACGCCGGTCTGAAAAAACCCGGCTGCGCCTTTTCGACTACGATGAGTCCCAACTCCTGGAAAAAGACCTGGGCAGCGTCGAAGAGGCGTTTCCCTTCCGCGACACCGCCACCGTCACCTGGATCAACGTAGACGGCCTCCAGGACACCGCGACCGTCGAACAACTCGGCAAGCATTTCGGCCTTCACCCTCTGGTCCTGGAAGATATCGTCAATACAGAGCAGCGTCCCAAGTTTGAAGACTTCGAGACCTACTTCTACGTCGTCCTTAAGATGCTCTACCGGGACCCCAAGGGGGAGATCGAAGCCGAACAGGTCAGCCTCATCCTCGGTAATAACTTCATCCTGTCCTTCCAGGAGGGCGGCGGCGATGCTTTCGAATCCATCCGGGAGCGCCTCCGCAAAAACAAGGGTATGCTCCGCAAACTTGGGGCTGATTCCCTGCTATATGCTCTCATCGATGCCATAGTCGACAACTATTTCGGGGTTCTGGAAAGCTTCGGCGAAATCACCGACGATCTGGAAGAAAACGTGCTGGTATCGCCGACGACCGCGACCCTGGCGACGATAAAAACTCTCAAAGGGGAATTGCTGTTCCTCCGGCGGAGCATCTGGCCGATGCGGGAAGTGGTCAGCGGCCTGAGAAATTCGGAATCGACCCTCATCAAGCCCAACACCCGGATCTATTTCCAGGATGTCTACGATCACGTCATCCAGGTCATGGACGGCGTCGACAACTCCCGAGAGATCCTCTCCGATCTGCTGGACATCTACCTTTCTAGCGTCTCGAACCGCCTGAATGAAGTGATCAAGGTGCTGACGATCATCGCCACCATTTTTATCCCCCTCACCTTCATCGCCGGCGTCTACGGCATGAACTTCGATTTCATGCCGGAACTCCGTTGGCACTGGGGCTATTTCATCGTCCTGGGCATCATGGCCACCGCGGCCATAAACCTGCTACTCTTCTTCCGTCGTAAGAAATGGATTTAG
- the recR gene encoding recombination mediator RecR has product MKEAPKSTAAAVNRLTDVLTRLPGIGPKSAQRLAYHLLKASDEQVKDLADALVAVKQKTQRCRICCNITDAEICSICSSPVRDQSRICVVEQPQDMLTLEHTNVYKGVYHVLHGAISPSEGVGSGDIRLAELMTRLESGAVAEIILATNANVEGETTAMYLQRLIAPLGVKVTRLARGLPFGGEIEYADDVTLSRAMENRQEF; this is encoded by the coding sequence ATGAAAGAGGCACCCAAGTCCACCGCCGCCGCCGTCAACCGTCTGACCGATGTGTTGACGCGCCTGCCGGGCATCGGGCCCAAGAGCGCCCAGCGCCTGGCCTACCACCTGCTGAAGGCCAGCGATGAGCAGGTCAAAGACCTCGCCGATGCGCTTGTGGCGGTGAAGCAGAAGACCCAGCGCTGCCGGATCTGTTGCAACATTACCGACGCCGAAATCTGTAGCATCTGCTCAAGCCCGGTCCGGGATCAGAGCCGCATCTGCGTGGTGGAGCAGCCCCAGGACATGCTGACGCTGGAGCACACCAACGTTTACAAGGGCGTTTACCACGTCCTGCACGGCGCCATCTCGCCCTCTGAGGGCGTCGGCAGCGGCGACATCCGCCTTGCCGAGCTCATGACCCGGTTGGAAAGCGGCGCCGTCGCCGAGATCATCCTGGCCACCAACGCCAATGTCGAAGGCGAGACCACCGCCATGTACCTCCAGCGGCTTATTGCGCCTCTCGGCGTGAAGGTAACGCGGCTGGCCCGCGGCTTGCCTTTCGGCGGCGAGATCGAATACGCCGATGACGTGACCCTGTCCCGGGCAATGGAAAACCGGCAAGAATTTTAG
- a CDS encoding YbaB/EbfC family nucleoid-associated protein, with protein MDFSKVKQAMELKSQLDKIQKELAKIVVEGEKGPVKVSVNGQQKLLSISISPDAVNPTKTKQLEDNILKAVNDAMEKAKKESSKQMAGMMGGMGLPGLG; from the coding sequence ATGGATTTCTCAAAAGTAAAACAGGCAATGGAGCTCAAATCCCAGCTGGACAAGATCCAGAAAGAACTGGCCAAGATCGTTGTCGAGGGCGAGAAGGGCCCCGTGAAGGTTAGCGTCAACGGCCAGCAGAAGCTCCTTTCGATAAGCATCAGCCCAGATGCCGTCAACCCAACTAAGACCAAGCAGTTGGAAGACAACATCCTTAAAGCGGTCAACGACGCCATGGAAAAAGCCAAGAAGGAATCGTCCAAGCAGATGGCCGGGATGATGGGCGGCATGGGTCTCCCCGGCTTGGGGTAA
- the dnaX gene encoding DNA polymerase III subunit gamma/tau, producing MSCQVFYRKWRPQNLAEVVGQEPITTTLLSALKQRRVAQAYLFCGPRGTGKTSTGRILAKAVNCLTNDGLGEPCNTCEMCRGITEGRAMDVIEIDAASNTGVDDIRELKERVNYAPAEARYKVYIIDEVHMLSTSASNALLKTLEEPPPRVIFILATTELHKILPTIMSRCQRFDFRRLTVKDIAEKLAEIAKAEGIDIEKNAVALLARSASGSLRDAENLLQQIATVNAGRIGLRQVQSGLGLTGDDRSSQLVKLVVAGDIAGGLKLLSGVAADGIDLKQFNREVTESLRQLLMVKAGSADAAGLSAEELADLKTVAESATLEQIMKALKGFSALSSGADMTTPLAMEMALVDATLKLVALEKAAEAPVEPARGIKTTAEPAPRKPVSSIKPLESTLKTQSRAENSVQPPAPPKPPESKPEPTQQKPGGTGKSEPAPAPKPANVPITTLEDLVSQWPGLLTAAPPALRRSTALAILRSAGAQPVAYSGGVITLAFKFPIHMNKINEPENKRVTGEILSACVGTPCQVACVHEQVSNHLVKEAQKRGAEIINVEDKWISQK from the coding sequence ATGTCATGCCAGGTTTTCTATCGAAAATGGCGCCCCCAGAACCTCGCCGAGGTCGTGGGTCAGGAACCCATTACCACCACCCTCCTGTCCGCGCTGAAGCAGCGCCGGGTGGCGCAGGCCTATCTTTTTTGCGGTCCCCGGGGCACCGGCAAGACCTCAACCGGCCGCATCCTGGCAAAGGCGGTCAACTGCCTCACCAACGATGGTCTGGGTGAACCCTGCAATACCTGCGAGATGTGCCGCGGCATCACCGAAGGCCGGGCGATGGACGTCATCGAGATCGACGCCGCTTCCAATACCGGCGTCGACGACATTCGCGAACTCAAAGAACGGGTAAACTACGCCCCCGCCGAGGCGCGCTACAAGGTCTATATAATCGATGAAGTCCACATGCTCTCGACCAGCGCTTCCAATGCGCTCTTGAAAACGCTTGAGGAGCCGCCGCCGCGGGTCATATTCATCCTGGCGACGACCGAACTGCACAAGATCCTTCCCACCATCATGTCTCGCTGCCAGCGCTTCGATTTCAGGCGGCTGACCGTAAAGGATATTGCCGAAAAATTAGCCGAAATCGCCAAAGCGGAGGGCATCGACATTGAAAAGAACGCCGTTGCCCTGCTGGCGCGTAGCGCCAGCGGCAGCCTTCGGGACGCCGAGAACCTCCTGCAACAGATCGCCACGGTCAACGCCGGCCGTATCGGCCTTCGGCAGGTTCAGTCCGGCCTCGGGCTCACCGGGGACGATCGGTCAAGCCAGCTGGTGAAACTGGTCGTCGCAGGAGACATAGCCGGCGGCTTGAAACTGTTATCCGGGGTTGCCGCCGACGGTATTGACCTGAAGCAGTTCAATCGGGAGGTAACCGAAAGCCTCAGGCAGTTGCTCATGGTCAAGGCGGGTTCCGCCGATGCGGCAGGGCTGAGCGCCGAAGAATTAGCCGACCTTAAAACAGTCGCCGAGAGCGCCACCCTGGAACAGATTATGAAAGCCCTCAAGGGATTCTCAGCCCTCTCCTCCGGGGCGGATATGACGACGCCGCTGGCCATGGAAATGGCGCTTGTCGATGCCACCCTGAAACTGGTTGCTCTCGAAAAAGCCGCCGAGGCGCCCGTAGAACCTGCAAGAGGGATAAAAACAACCGCCGAACCAGCTCCGAGGAAGCCCGTATCGTCGATCAAACCGTTAGAATCGACCTTAAAAACTCAATCGAGAGCTGAGAATAGCGTTCAACCCCCCGCCCCGCCAAAACCGCCCGAGTCAAAACCGGAACCTACTCAACAGAAGCCAGGAGGCACGGGCAAATCCGAGCCTGCCCCGGCGCCGAAACCCGCGAATGTCCCGATCACCACTCTGGAGGATCTCGTCAGTCAGTGGCCGGGCCTTCTCACCGCGGCGCCGCCCGCCTTGAGGCGTTCCACGGCTCTAGCTATCCTTCGCAGCGCCGGCGCCCAACCGGTCGCTTACAGTGGGGGTGTCATTACTCTAGCCTTCAAGTTCCCCATTCATATGAACAAGATCAACGAACCAGAAAACAAAAGAGTTACCGGTGAGATACTTTCAGCCTGCGTTGGAACGCCGTGCCAGGTGGCCTGCGTCCACGAACAGGTCAGCAACCATCTGGTCAAAGAGGCGCAAAAACGCGGCGCCGAGATAATAAACGTGGAGGATAAATGGATTTCTCAAAAGTAA
- the rimO gene encoding 30S ribosomal protein S12 methylthiotransferase RimO encodes MNENTFQIVSLGCAKNTVDADSMAQLLTAAGYQHVDSQRRAKVIIVNTCGFMTSATEESYAELAKLASRKKKGQILIAAGCLAERYGEGVTTRIPGVDAVLGTRRWVDIAGLVLELTKAEAAGIHVGTTGGEETGVKRVTVQGASAYLKIADGCSRQCAFCAIPLIKGPTVSRPMESIVSEAVFLQQRGVREIVLLAQNTTDYGLDLGLKNGLVQLLRKMTAAAPGVDWLRIMYAFPGGVTDELIEVMATNKQIVPYIDLPLQHAHPDVLRRMGRPADIDWVYRTLEKMHKAIPDLAIRSTFIIGYPDETESEFQYLLDFIGEIRFDKLGTFKFSFEKGTPAETLGDPISDIIKEERLKRLMEKQQQISLERNRSFIGRDLKVLVEGSGDGISIGRSYRDAPEVDGLVIVKRQIPSGEMIQVHIDDAMVYDLRGSPVSNVKT; translated from the coding sequence ATGAACGAAAATACATTCCAAATTGTTTCCTTAGGCTGCGCCAAAAACACTGTCGATGCCGATTCCATGGCCCAGTTATTGACAGCGGCCGGATATCAGCATGTGGATTCTCAGCGGCGGGCAAAAGTCATAATTGTCAATACCTGCGGTTTTATGACCTCCGCTACCGAGGAATCGTACGCGGAGTTAGCCAAACTGGCGTCGCGGAAGAAAAAAGGGCAAATCCTGATCGCGGCTGGATGCCTGGCAGAGCGCTACGGCGAGGGTGTGACCACAAGGATACCGGGCGTTGATGCCGTGCTCGGCACCCGCCGCTGGGTGGACATCGCCGGTCTAGTTCTTGAGCTTACCAAAGCAGAAGCCGCCGGCATCCATGTTGGCACAACCGGTGGCGAGGAAACGGGTGTCAAACGCGTGACGGTGCAAGGCGCCAGCGCATACCTGAAGATTGCCGACGGCTGCTCGCGGCAGTGCGCTTTCTGCGCCATCCCGCTGATCAAGGGACCGACGGTCAGCCGGCCTATGGAGTCGATCGTGTCAGAAGCCGTCTTTCTGCAACAACGGGGAGTCAGGGAAATAGTTTTACTTGCCCAGAATACGACGGACTACGGGCTCGATCTCGGCCTAAAGAACGGATTGGTGCAGTTGCTTCGTAAAATGACCGCCGCCGCGCCGGGCGTGGACTGGCTCCGGATCATGTACGCTTTTCCGGGCGGAGTGACCGATGAACTCATCGAAGTCATGGCAACGAACAAGCAGATCGTGCCCTATATCGATCTGCCGCTGCAGCATGCCCATCCGGACGTGCTGCGGCGCATGGGGCGGCCTGCAGACATAGATTGGGTCTATAGAACGCTCGAGAAGATGCACAAGGCTATACCTGACCTGGCTATCCGGAGCACCTTTATCATCGGCTACCCGGATGAAACAGAATCAGAATTCCAGTATTTGCTCGATTTTATCGGCGAGATTCGCTTCGACAAACTTGGCACGTTCAAGTTCTCTTTTGAAAAAGGCACACCGGCTGAAACGCTCGGTGATCCAATATCCGATATCATCAAAGAAGAACGTCTGAAACGTCTTATGGAAAAACAACAACAAATATCTCTCGAACGCAACCGGAGTTTCATCGGGCGAGACCTGAAGGTGCTGGTCGAGGGTAGCGGCGATGGGATTTCGATCGGTCGTAGCTATCGCGACGCTCCAGAAGTCGACGGCCTGGTGATCGTCAAAAGGCAAATCCCGTCGGGGGAAATGATTCAAGTTCACATCGACGACGCGATGGTTTACGACCTGAGGGGGTCGCCGGTTTCGAATGTGAAAACCTGA
- a CDS encoding peptide chain release factor 3, giving the protein MNATQEIKLDTNALKKEVSRRRTFAIISHPDAGKTTLTEKFLLYAGAVELAGSVRARANQQHTASDWMTMERQRGISISATALEMEYQGFRINLLDTPGHQDFSEDTYRTLMAADSAVMVLDSAKGIEAQTEKLFRVCRMRGVPILTFINKMDHPGRDPLALLDEIERILGIAAVPMNWPVGEAPSFQGVYDLRGNKMLRFQRTEHNRFKAPVQVSGIDDPALPELLGEAAYNKLVEDASLLSGAVAEFDLAQFLNGKMTPVFFGSALNNFGVEAFLNSVLELAPAPVARETEQGTIDPASDTFRGFVFKLQANIDPRHRDRMAFVRVCSGKFEKDMLVLNPRLKQEIRLSRAFKLFGRERVSVDEAFPGDVIGVVSPGLLSIGDTVTTGEPIDFAKIPTFSPEHFGLLTNDDVTRFKQFNRGLEQLEEEGAIQVLNSEDALRREPIVAAVGELQFDVVLSRLEEEYGVKAKVQRLGFSGARWVKNSDGAIPRMSLSSGMRRCRDKRDGLVVLYNSKWELEYFQKENPGLMLSETS; this is encoded by the coding sequence TTGAACGCTACTCAAGAAATTAAATTAGATACGAACGCGTTAAAAAAGGAGGTGTCGAGGAGACGCACCTTTGCGATCATCTCTCATCCTGACGCGGGCAAAACTACGCTCACAGAGAAGTTTCTGCTTTACGCCGGCGCGGTGGAACTAGCTGGCTCAGTCCGGGCGCGCGCCAATCAGCAACACACCGCTTCCGACTGGATGACCATGGAGAGGCAACGAGGCATTTCTATTTCGGCTACCGCCCTTGAGATGGAGTACCAGGGTTTTCGCATTAACCTGCTCGATACTCCCGGTCACCAGGATTTCAGCGAAGACACCTACCGGACACTGATGGCCGCCGACAGCGCCGTCATGGTGCTGGATTCCGCTAAGGGCATCGAGGCACAAACGGAAAAGTTATTCCGCGTCTGCCGCATGAGGGGCGTCCCAATCCTGACTTTCATCAATAAGATGGATCACCCGGGGCGCGACCCACTGGCACTTCTCGATGAGATCGAGCGGATACTGGGGATCGCGGCGGTACCGATGAACTGGCCCGTCGGCGAAGCCCCATCATTTCAGGGGGTGTACGATCTGCGCGGCAATAAGATGCTGCGTTTCCAGAGGACGGAACACAACCGGTTCAAGGCCCCGGTGCAGGTTTCGGGAATTGATGACCCGGCTCTGCCAGAATTGTTGGGTGAAGCCGCCTACAACAAGCTCGTCGAAGATGCCTCTCTTTTATCAGGGGCTGTGGCCGAGTTCGATCTGGCGCAATTTCTGAACGGGAAGATGACGCCTGTATTTTTTGGCTCCGCACTCAATAACTTCGGGGTTGAGGCTTTCTTGAACTCGGTCCTTGAACTGGCCCCGGCGCCGGTGGCTAGGGAAACGGAACAGGGGACTATCGACCCAGCCAGCGATACGTTCCGAGGATTCGTATTCAAACTCCAGGCCAACATCGATCCCAGGCATCGAGATCGGATGGCTTTTGTCAGGGTGTGTTCCGGGAAATTCGAAAAAGATATGCTTGTGCTCAACCCTCGGTTGAAACAGGAGATCCGGCTTTCGAGAGCCTTCAAACTGTTCGGCCGGGAGCGGGTGAGTGTCGATGAAGCCTTCCCGGGTGACGTCATAGGAGTTGTCAGTCCAGGCTTGCTGAGCATCGGCGACACAGTGACAACCGGGGAACCGATCGATTTTGCCAAAATACCGACTTTCTCACCTGAACATTTCGGCCTGTTGACCAACGACGATGTAACCCGTTTCAAGCAGTTTAACAGGGGACTTGAACAGCTTGAAGAAGAAGGTGCCATCCAGGTATTGAACTCTGAGGACGCCCTGAGGCGCGAACCGATCGTGGCGGCCGTCGGCGAACTCCAATTCGACGTCGTGCTTTCAAGGCTTGAAGAAGAATATGGCGTGAAAGCCAAGGTCCAACGGCTTGGTTTTTCCGGGGCCAGGTGGGTCAAGAATTCAGATGGAGCAATCCCGCGAATGTCTCTATCAAGCGGCATGCGGCGCTGCAGAGACAAGCGCGATGGCCTCGTAGTACTTTATAATTCCAAGTGGGAGCTGGAATATTTCCAGAAGGAAAATCCGGGGCTAATGCTCTCCGAGACCAGCTAG
- a CDS encoding cyclase family protein, translating into MGPESYNHHEWIDVSVPLSNDTITWQGDHPVRVERTDDIERGDSYSLSALCLSSHSGTHIDAPAHFLRNGETVDKIPMERFVGAARVVEIADTESIKPQELKNHRIRKGDRILFKTRNSGLWHERKTFTEDYVYVTLGAASYLAQIGVVMVGIDYLSVGSTTQEGVEVHRVLLESGIIIVEGLDLSKTGAGRFDLICLPLKIHNGDGAPARVILRPRRRG; encoded by the coding sequence ATGGGTCCCGAAAGCTATAACCATCATGAGTGGATCGATGTTTCTGTCCCACTGAGCAACGATACGATCACCTGGCAGGGAGATCATCCGGTGCGTGTAGAGCGTACCGATGACATAGAACGGGGAGACAGCTACAGTCTTTCAGCCCTATGTCTCAGTTCTCATAGTGGAACTCACATCGACGCCCCAGCCCATTTCCTGAGAAACGGTGAGACCGTCGACAAAATTCCGATGGAGCGTTTTGTCGGTGCTGCACGAGTGGTAGAGATCGCCGATACCGAATCAATAAAGCCTCAGGAACTGAAGAATCACCGTATTCGAAAAGGCGATAGGATACTGTTTAAAACAAGGAATTCCGGACTCTGGCATGAGCGAAAAACCTTTACCGAGGATTATGTTTACGTAACATTAGGGGCGGCGTCCTATTTGGCCCAAATCGGCGTCGTCATGGTCGGGATAGATTATTTATCGGTCGGGAGCACAACCCAGGAAGGCGTCGAAGTGCATCGCGTTCTTCTCGAGTCGGGGATTATAATTGTCGAAGGGCTCGATCTATCCAAAACAGGGGCGGGGAGGTTCGACCTGATCTGCCTGCCGCTCAAAATCCATAACGGGGACGGCGCACCTGCGAGGGTTATTTTACGGCCACGTCGGCGAGGATAG
- a CDS encoding DMT family transporter, which produces MVNNWKSSSGLALWALVSVTAAWGATFIVVQEAVSRMPVMDFLAVRFCLAALVMIAIRPQSLRGMGSLGFKRAAILGLALGLGYITQTFGLQHASVAVSGFITGMFVVLTPVVSWLLLKRKLSANVWWAVVLATAGLAVLSLNGWSIGIGELLTLLCAIFFAFHIVGLGEWSSKHDVYGLAVLQISFVGILSLVAALPGGLTLPPDPGVWGAVVITALVATAFAFVIQTWAQSLVSATRAAVIMTMEPVFAGFFAVVLAGNGLTARIIIGGVLVLAAMMLTELKSKPKPGQLIEPNPVNVAGGLEVGNTVKTTEN; this is translated from the coding sequence ATGGTAAACAACTGGAAATCTTCATCCGGTCTGGCTCTCTGGGCTTTGGTCAGCGTTACTGCGGCATGGGGCGCCACCTTTATAGTGGTGCAGGAGGCGGTTTCCCGCATGCCGGTAATGGATTTCCTGGCGGTGCGGTTTTGCCTCGCGGCGCTGGTCATGATCGCCATCCGCCCGCAAAGTCTTCGAGGAATGGGCTCACTTGGTTTCAAGCGGGCGGCCATTTTAGGTCTGGCCTTGGGACTCGGTTATATTACTCAAACCTTTGGACTCCAGCACGCTTCGGTTGCCGTCTCGGGTTTCATCACAGGGATGTTCGTTGTGTTGACCCCGGTAGTTTCATGGTTGCTTTTAAAACGTAAGTTAAGCGCCAATGTCTGGTGGGCGGTCGTGCTCGCCACCGCCGGTCTCGCAGTCCTCTCGTTGAATGGTTGGTCCATTGGAATCGGGGAACTGCTAACATTGCTATGCGCCATTTTCTTTGCCTTCCACATTGTGGGGTTGGGAGAATGGTCGTCGAAACATGATGTTTATGGTTTGGCGGTCTTACAGATATCGTTCGTGGGCATACTTAGCCTGGTCGCTGCTTTGCCCGGTGGCCTGACCCTTCCCCCGGATCCCGGTGTCTGGGGAGCTGTGGTTATCACCGCCCTAGTCGCCACCGCTTTTGCTTTTGTTATCCAGACTTGGGCTCAATCCCTTGTCTCTGCGACAAGGGCGGCCGTTATCATGACCATGGAACCGGTATTCGCGGGTTTTTTCGCGGTGGTACTTGCTGGAAATGGTCTGACTGCCCGGATCATCATCGGCGGCGTGCTGGTCCTTGCTGCCATGATGCTAACCGAGCTCAAATCCAAACCTAAGCCTGGGCAATTGATTGAGCCAAACCCGGTGAATGTCGCCGGGGGTTTGGAAGTGGGGAATACGGTCAAAACCACGGAAAACTGA